One Castanea sativa cultivar Marrone di Chiusa Pesio chromosome 4, ASM4071231v1 DNA window includes the following coding sequences:
- the LOC142631133 gene encoding nucleolar GTP-binding protein 1-like — MVQYNFKNITVVPNGKDFIDIILSRTQRQTPTVVHKGYAISRLRQFYMRKVKYTQTNYYDKLSTIIDEFPRLDDIHPFYGDLLHVLYNKDHYKLALGQINTARNLISKIAKDYVRLLKYGDSLYRCKCLKVAALGRMCTVIKRVAPSLAYLEQIRQHMARLPSIDPNTRTILICGYPNVGKSSFINKITRADVDVQPYAFTTKSLFVGHTDYKYLRYQVIDTPGILDRPFEDRNIIEMCSITALAHLRAAVLFFLDISGSCGYTIAQQAALFHSIKSLFMNKPLTIVCNKTDLQPLEGLSEEDMKLVMEMKAEAMKTVVGQGGEPTDDQGVLLTMSTLTEDGVIAVKNAACERLLDQRVEIKMKSKKINDCLNRFHVAIPKPRDQKERPPCIPQAVLEAKAKQAAEKEKRKTEKDLENENGGAGVYSASLKKNYILANDEWKEDVLPEILDGHNVYDFIDPDILQRLEELEQEEGLRQAEEVDDDFEMDGKELTPEEQQALAEIRKKKSLLIQQHRIKKSTAESRPIVPRKFDKDKQFTTRRMGRQLSALGLDPSKAIDRARSRSRGRKRERSPDNDGGDTMDMDVDTPNKRLRMRSRSRSRSVSRPPGEVVPGEGFRDSAQKVKAQKLAKKSSKKRNKDARRGEADRVIPTLKPKHLFSGKRSSGKTDRR; from the coding sequence ATGGTGCAGTATAATTTTAAGAACATTACTGTAGTTCCAAATGGGAAGGACTTCATTGATATAATTTTGTCTCGTACTCAACGGCAAACGCCGACTGTTGTCCATAAGGGCTATGCTATATCTCGCCTACGCCAGTTTTATATGCGTAAAGTGAAGTATACCCAGACGAATTATTATGACAAGCTATCTACAATCATCGACGAGTTTCCTCGTCTTGATGATATCCATCCTTTTTATGGAGATCTTCTTCATGTGCTCTACAACAAAGATCACTACAAGCTTGCCCTTGGCCAAATCAATACTGCGAGGAATCTGATTAGTAAGATTGCTAAAGATTATGTCAGGTTGTTGAAGTATGGTGATTCGTTGTACCGATGCAAGTGTCTGAAGGTTGCTGCTCTTGGTCGCATGTGCACTGTCATCAAAAGGGTTGCTCCTAGTTTGGCTTACTTAGAACAGATCAGACAGCATATGGCTAGGCTACCTTCGATTGATCCAAATACTCGGACGATCTTGATTTGTGGGTATCCCAATGTGGGCAAGAGTTCCTTCATTAACAAGATCACTAGAGCTGATGTGGATGTCCAGCCCTATGCTTTCACCACAAAGTCGCTCTTTGTTGGTCATACAGACTATAAATACCTAAGGTATCAAGTCATCGATACACCTGGTATTTTGGACCGGCCTTTTGAGGATCGCAATATTATTGAGATGTGCAGTATCACAGCTTTGGCACATCTTCGAGCTGCAGTGTTGTTCTTCTTAGACATCTCGGGGTCTTGTGGATATACCATTGCACAACAGGCTGCACTTTTTCACAGCATTAAGTCTCTGTTTATGAACAAACCTTTGACTATTGTATGCAACAAGACTGATTTGCAACCACTTGAAGGGTTATCAGAGGAAGATATGAAGTTGGTCATGGAGATGAAAGCTGAAGCTATGAAGACAGTGGTTGGTCAAGGAGGTGAGCCTACTGATGACCAAGGGGTGCTGCTGACCATGAGTACTTTGACTGAGGATGGGGTAATTGCTGTGAAAAATGCAGCTTGTGAGAGGTTATTGGATCAGAGGGTTGAAATAAAGATGAAATCCAAAAAGATAAATGATTGCTTAAATCGTTTTCATGTTGCGATTCCAAAGCCACGGGACCAGAAGGAAAGGCCACCATGTATACCTCAGGCAGTTTTGGAAGCTAAAGCGAAGCAAGCAGCAGAGAAGGAAAAGAGGAAAACTGAAAAGGATTTGGAGAATGAGAATGGTGGTGCAGGTGTATACTCTGCTAGTTTGAAGAAGAATTATATCTTAGCTAACGATGAATGGAAAGAAGATGTATTGCCAGAAATTCTTGATGGGCACAACGTGTATGACTTCATTGATCCTGATATTTTACAAAGGCTTGAGGAGTTGGAACAAGAAGAAGGGCTAAGGCAGGCAGAGGAAGTTGATGATGATTTTGAGATGGATGGCAAGGAATTGACTCCAGAAGAGCAACAAGCATTGGCTGAgattaggaaaaagaaaagcttaCTCATTCAACAGCACAGGATCAAGAAAAGCACTGCAGAGAGCCGACCTATTGTACCAAGAAAATTTGACAAGGACAAGCAGTTCACAACCAGGAGAATGGGAAGGCAGCTATCTGCTTTGGGGCTGGATCCATCTAAGGCCATTGACCGAGCCCGTAGTAGGTCGAGGGGTCGGAAGAGGGAGAGGTCACCTGATAATGATGGTGGTGATACTATGGATATGGATGTGGACACACCTAACAAGAGGCTGCGAATGAGGTCTAGATCCCGATCAAGGTCAGTCTCACGGCCACCGGGTGAAGTTGTCCCTGGAGAGGGCTTCAGGGACTCTGCTCAAAAGGTTAAGGCACAAAAGCTTGCAAAGAAATCTTCCAAGAAGAGGAACAAGGATGCACGTCGTGGTGAGGCAGATAGGGTAATACCTACTTTGAAACCAAAGCATTTGTTCTCTGGGAAGCGGTCCAGCGGAAAAACTGATAGACGTTGA
- the LOC142630303 gene encoding UDP-glycosyltransferase 74F2-like, with product MENKGYGAHVLALPYPSQGHINPMLHFSKRLASKGLRATFATTHFIYKTFQPEPSESVQFDTISDGYDEGGFYQSESIHDYLTRLEDNGSKTLANLIMKYKELGHPIDCLVYDAFLPWALDVAKQFGLVAVSFFTQACAVNFIYYYVHHGLLKLPVSSTPVSIPGMPLLELQDLPSFVYDNGSYPAYFEMVLRQFYNADKADWLVVNTFYKLEAEVVDAMSKICPLFTIGPTVPSKYLDNRVKNDDRYGLNLFTLESSINIINWLDTKPAGSVVFVSFGSMANLSNKQMEELALGFKGSNYYFLWVVRASEEAKLPKTFVEDIGERGMVVNWCPQMEVLSHKAIGCFFTHCGWNSTVEALSLGVPMVGMPQWTDQTTDAKFVQDVWKVGIRVKVDENGIVGREEIEFCIREVMEGERGREMKENAIKWKGLALEAISEGGTSDKNIDEIVSKLIH from the exons ATGGAAAACAAAGGCTATGGAGCCCATGTGTTGGCACTGCCTTACCCAAGTCAAGGCCACATAAACCCAATGCTCCATTTCTCTAAGAGGTTAGCCTCCAAAGGACTAAGAGCCACATTTGCCACCACCCATTTCATCTACAAGACCTTTCAGCCTGAGCCCTCAGAATCTGTCCAATTTGACACAATATCTGATGGCTATGATGAGGGTGGCTTTTACCAATCAGAGAGCATCCATGACTATCTCACTCGTTTGGAAGATAATGGGTCCAAGACCTTAGCCAATCTCATCATGAAGTACAAAGAGTTGGGGCACCCAATTGATTGCTTAGTCTATGATGCTTTTTTGCCTTGGGCTTTGGATGTGGCCAAACAATTTGGCTTAGTCGCAGTTTCATTTTTCACCCAAGCATGTGCtgttaatttcatatattattatgtGCATCATGGACTTTTGAAGCTCCCAGTTTCATCAACACCAGTGTCCATTCCTGGAATGCCGTTGCTTGAGCTACAAGATTTGCCATCCTTCGTCTATGATAATGGATCATATCCAGCTTATTTTGAGATGGTGCTGAGGCAGTTTTATAACGCTGATAAAGCCGATTGGCTTGTTGTCAACACCTTCTACAAGTTAGAGGCTGAG GTGGTGGATGCAATGTCAAAAATTTGTCCATTGTTTACAATTGGGCCAACAGTTCCATCTAAGTACCTTGACAACCGAGTCAAGAATGATGACCGTTATGGGCTTAACCTCTTCACTTTAGAGTCCTCTATTAATATCATCAATTGGCTCGACACCAAGCCAGCAGGGTCTGTTGTTTTTGTGTCATTTGGTAGCATGGCCAATTTAAGCAACAAGCAAATGGAGGAATTGGCTTTGGGTTTTAAGGGAAGCAATTACTACTTTTTGTGGGTTGTTAGGGCTTCAGAGGAAGCAAAGCTCCCAAAAACGTTTGTGGAGGATATTGGAGAGAGAGGCATGGTGGTGAATTGGTGCCCACAAATGGAAGTGCTATCACATAAGGCTATTGGGTGCTTTTTTACACATTGTGGGTGGAATTCTACGGTTGAGGCATTGAGCTTGGGAGTGCCAATGGTGGGTATGCCACAATGGACCGACCAAACAACAGATGCCAAGTTTGTTCAGGATGTGTGGAAGGTGGGAATTAGGGTTAAGGTTGACGAGAATGGGATTGTGGGTAGAGAAGAGATTGAGTTTTGCATAAGGGAAGTAATGGAGGGTGAGAGAGGTAGAGAAATGAAAGAGAATGCTATAAAATGGAAGGGCTTGGCTCTAGAGGCCATCAGCGAGGGAGGCACTTCGGACAAGAACATTGATGAAATTGTATCTAAATTGATACACTAG